One genomic region from Amaranthus tricolor cultivar Red isolate AtriRed21 chromosome 12, ASM2621246v1, whole genome shotgun sequence encodes:
- the LOC130828450 gene encoding protein MAIN-LIKE 2-like: MTCGVQQSDWERGCDRMRLFHGVTTLKQKVYNLKLSIIENFSHLPEGADEATVEAYLSYLIGVVFFFDKTSNRVQLLYLTLLDAPWEVISGYSLGSAALAYLYRRLCEASRKNVKKIAGPLIKFCGLKFHLLTQN; the protein is encoded by the exons ATGACATGTGGCGTGCAGCAGTCTGACTGGGAAAGAG GATGTGACAGG ATGAGATTGTTTCATGGTGTGACAACTCTAAAACAAAAAGTCTATAATTTAAAACTTTCTATTATTGAG AACTTCTCgcacctccctgaaggtgctgatgaggCTACCGTTGAGGCGTATCTCTCATATCTGATTGGTGTTGTCTTCTTCTTCGACAAGACTAGCAACAGGGTACAGCTTTTGTACTTGACAttgcttgatgcgccatgggaggtcatctccggTTACAGCTTGGGTTCCGCAGCCCTAGCTTATCTGTATAGAAGACTGTGTGAAGCTTCAAGAAAGAACGTGAAGAAGATCGCTGGACCCCTGATTAAATTTTGTGGACTCAAATTCCACCTATTGacccaaaattaa
- the LOC130828451 gene encoding uncharacterized protein LOC130828451, with translation MFHQHHQSHNINSNIDMYSTPIRGESLDENEMEYDDDDDDDDDVDENQGNDQDVQYGEDGGNSVHHADASLYTQPSFQNLVSQFGSPPSFTQLVQPSQQLANNNDEGPIPSKKSWDLIEDIALICSVMNTSTDPIVSTNQKIRVRSRWQKVKEAYEAARMERPHLIPRRTADMLKCRWGRVAPACLKWSGSYDEAVRRKKSGTTDEDVLKEAHLIHQRKHACISLFLSITLFACISLFLSITLFGMH, from the exons atgtttCACCAACATCATCAATCTCACAATATCAACTCTAATATTGATATGTATTCAACTCCAATAAGGGGTGAAAGTTTAGATGAAAATGAgatggagtatgatgatgatgatgatgatgatgatgatgttgatgaaaATCAAGGAAATGATCAAGATGTTCAATATGGTGAAGATGGAGGAAATTCTGTTCATCATGCTGATGCTAGTCTTTACACGCAACCATCATTTCAAAATCTAGTTTCACAATTTGGTTCACCACCGAGCTTCACTCAATTGGTTCAACCATCTCAACAGCTagctaataataatgatgaaggCCCTATACCTTCAAAGAAAAGTTGGGATTTGATTGAAGATATTGCTCTCATATGTTCAGTCATGAACACAAGTACAGATCCAATTGTGAGCACCAACCAAAAGATAAGAGTGAGATCGAGATGGCAGAAAGTTAAGGAAGCTTATGAAGCAGCGAGGATGGAGCGACCCCATCTGATCCCACGAAGAACCGCCGACATGCTTAAATGTCGTTGGGGTAGAGTTGCTCCAGCATGTTTGAAGTGGTCTGGAAGTTATGATGAGGCTGTTAGGAGGAAGAAGAGTGGCACGACAGACGAAGATGTGCTTAAAGAAGCGCATTTAATCCATCAAAGAAAACACG CATGCATTAGTCTTTTCCTTTCCATCACCCTTTTCGCATGCATTAGTCTTTTCCTTTCCATCACCCtttttggcatgcattag
- the LOC130797224 gene encoding uncharacterized protein LOC130797224 isoform X1, which yields MNMDHYPVIVYWGGEVSYTGSDVGYNGGLNTVMFIHRQNTTFEVFVSKVYDVISCDRNSFMLKLEMKYPVTGKNVLVPIKNDESISALAYAASQAPGTAMEVYVELVANLDNAREVMTSMELPESGPSVRHDTFTEMLSNPNYVSEHLDEITSPTHSRGIGGGVMNTFSTSHFGSLNANEVDSLDQEDEHIDSDSEEDDERREALDAAIRDGAPSQDWLRIDEVDQRLIDAWMTWNDDNSMNENGDFRIGQEFSSLDHLKKNVKAWTISNNRNFRVIESEPSKYVIQCTNAEDIGCEWRMRAVMTATGSFKIVRYKGHIQDCSVHYSDDHPLLTSEFVADLIVDMIRVDPAFKVRSIVNFVKSKYGFVITYKRAWLAKNKAITKVFGDWDKSFEELPRYLQALLQSNPRTVVQWEVRPTMDPTKVMFQRIFWAFGPSIKGFSHCRPLISIDGTHLYGKYRGTLMIGMSIDANSQLFPLAFAVVEGESNDSWSWFLDCIRHYVTKRDGLCVISDRHRGILHAMNRVGKRWEEPYAFHRFCKRHLASNVHKKFKNIAVKNLFGKASEQTKIRKYNFYMNRLKELNEDAYKYLVDGSIPERQWTLIHDGGHRYGVRTTNMSEAFNGVMKGARSLPITSLVRMTFYRVNEYFATRRDLGRSRLNSGHVYAKKPSDTIDKNAEKARFHDVRIYDTVRGIFEVTTGCGNRIAGKGGKSYMVDLTATSCTCQKPTIFKLPCSHVLAVCRARNISYDAFVDPSFRTTKYVSTYKKSFMPVPDMFTCDPWNGPTVVPDPSTKRAKGRPRSTRIRNEMDAPLTRPRNSCTFCGCSGHNKKTCPRRSTNDHGDAGPSSGG from the exons ATG aatatggatcattatcccgttatagtgtattggggtggggaagtaagttatactggatccgatgttgggtataatggaggattaaatacagtgatgtttatccatcgtcaaaatacgacttttgaggtgtttgttagcaaagtctatgatgtaattagttgtgatcgcaactcttttatgttaaaattggagatgaaatatccggtgactgggaaaaatgtgttagtcccgattaagaatgatgaaagcataagtgctcttgcttatgcggcatcacaagcccctggaacggcaatggaggtttatgttgaattggttgcaaatttggataatgcgagggaagtcatgactagcatggaacttccagaatcaggtcctagtgtacgccatgatacattcacagaaatgttaagtaacccgAATTACGTTAGTGAGCACTTGGATGAGATTACCTCcccaactcattcacgtggcattggtggtggtgtaatgaacaccttttccacGAGTCACTTTGGTAGCCTtaatgcgaacgaggttgactctttagatcaggaggatgagcatattgattctgattcagaagaggatgatgaaagaagagaagctctagatgcagcgattagagatggtgctccatctcaagattggcttagaattgatgaggttgatcaaagattgattgatgcatggatgacctggaacgatgataactccatgaatgaaaatggagactttaggataggACAAGAGTTTAGCTCTTTAGACCAtcttaagaagaatgttaaagcatggacgatttctaataatagaaacttccgtgtaattgagtcggagccttcaaagtacgttatccaatgcactaatgcggaggatataggttgtgaatggaggatgcgagctgttatgaccgcaacgggatcttttaagattgtgcgatataagggtcatattcaagattgctcagtacattatagtgacgaccatcccctccttacttctgaatttgttgctgatcttatcgtggatatgattagagttgatccagcgtttaaggtgaggtcaatcgttaattttgtaaaaagtaaatacggatttgttataacatataagagagcttggttggccaagaataaggctataacaaaagtgtttggggattgggataagtccttTGAGGAGCTTCCAAGGTACCTGCAGGCATTATTGCAATCTAATCCAAGAACAGTGGTACAATGGGAAGTCCGACCGACAATGGATCCCACCAAAGTGATGTTTCAGCGAATTTTCTGGGCTTTCGGACCATCCATTAAGGGTTTTTCCCACTGTCGTCCCCTCATTTCTatagatggtacacatttgtACGGAAAGTACAGAGGCACACTTATGATTGGTATGTCCatagatgcaaattctcagttgttcccacttgcctttgccgttgtggagggagagagcaacgactcatggagttggttcttggattgtataaggcattatgtcactaagagggatggcttatgtgttatatctgatcgtcacaggggaattttgcatgcaatgaacAGAGTTGGAAAACGTTGGGAAGAACCATACGCATTCCATCGGTTTTGTAAACGTCATCTAGCTTCAAACGTGCATAAGAAGTTTAAAAACATAGCGGTTaagaacttatttggaaaagcttctgaacagacaaagattcggaagtataatttctacatgaatcgccttaaagagcttaatgaggacgcgtacaagtacttagtggatggttctattcccgagcgccaatggactttgattcatgacggtgggcatcgatatggagtgagaactacaaacatgtctgaAGCGTTCAACGGCGTTATGAAAGGGGCAAGGTCactcccaatcacttcattAGTTAGGATGACATTCTACCGGGTAAACGAATACTTTGCCACAAggagggatttagggagaaGCAGATTAAACAGTGGACATGTGTATGCGAAGAAACCAAGTGatacgattgataagaatgctgaaaaagcacgctttcatgatgttaggatatatgacacagtaCGTGGGATATTCGAGGTCACCACTGGTTGTGGCAACaggatagcaggaaaaggtggaaaatcctacatggttgacctcacagcaacGTCATGCACATGTCAGAAACCAACCATCTTCAAGTTAccgtgctcacatgttcttgcagtatgtcgagctcgtaacatatcgtacgatgcttttgtggacccttcatttcgcactacaaaatacgtatcCACATATAAGAAGTCTTTCATGCCCGTTCCAGACATGTTCACTTGCGATCCTTGGAATGGtcctacagttgttccagatccctcaacgaagcgtgcaaagggtcgtccgcgatcaactcgtatacggaacgaaatggatgcaccgtTGACGCGTCCTCGTAACTCGTGCACCTTTTGTGGATgtagtggtcataataagaaaacatgccctcgaaggtcaacaaa tgatcatggcgatgccgggcccagtagcggaggttga
- the LOC130797224 gene encoding uncharacterized protein LOC130797224 isoform X2, with protein sequence MDHYPVIVYWGGEVSYTGSDVGYNGGLNTVMFIHRQNTTFEVFVSKVYDVISCDRNSFMLKLEMKYPVTGKNVLVPIKNDESISALAYAASQAPGTAMEVYVELVANLDNAREVMTSMELPESGPSVRHDTFTEMLSNPNYVSEHLDEITSPTHSRGIGGGVMNTFSTSHFGSLNANEVDSLDQEDEHIDSDSEEDDERREALDAAIRDGAPSQDWLRIDEVDQRLIDAWMTWNDDNSMNENGDFRIGQEFSSLDHLKKNVKAWTISNNRNFRVIESEPSKYVIQCTNAEDIGCEWRMRAVMTATGSFKIVRYKGHIQDCSVHYSDDHPLLTSEFVADLIVDMIRVDPAFKVRSIVNFVKSKYGFVITYKRAWLAKNKAITKVFGDWDKSFEELPRYLQALLQSNPRTVVQWEVRPTMDPTKVMFQRIFWAFGPSIKGFSHCRPLISIDGTHLYGKYRGTLMIGMSIDANSQLFPLAFAVVEGESNDSWSWFLDCIRHYVTKRDGLCVISDRHRGILHAMNRVGKRWEEPYAFHRFCKRHLASNVHKKFKNIAVKNLFGKASEQTKIRKYNFYMNRLKELNEDAYKYLVDGSIPERQWTLIHDGGHRYGVRTTNMSEAFNGVMKGARSLPITSLVRMTFYRVNEYFATRRDLGRSRLNSGHVYAKKPSDTIDKNAEKARFHDVRIYDTVRGIFEVTTGCGNRIAGKGGKSYMVDLTATSCTCQKPTIFKLPCSHVLAVCRARNISYDAFVDPSFRTTKYVSTYKKSFMPVPDMFTCDPWNGPTVVPDPSTKRAKGRPRSTRIRNEMDAPLTRPRNSCTFCGCSGHNKKTCPRRSTNDHGDAGPSSGG encoded by the exons atggatcattatcccgttatagtgtattggggtggggaagtaagttatactggatccgatgttgggtataatggaggattaaatacagtgatgtttatccatcgtcaaaatacgacttttgaggtgtttgttagcaaagtctatgatgtaattagttgtgatcgcaactcttttatgttaaaattggagatgaaatatccggtgactgggaaaaatgtgttagtcccgattaagaatgatgaaagcataagtgctcttgcttatgcggcatcacaagcccctggaacggcaatggaggtttatgttgaattggttgcaaatttggataatgcgagggaagtcatgactagcatggaacttccagaatcaggtcctagtgtacgccatgatacattcacagaaatgttaagtaacccgAATTACGTTAGTGAGCACTTGGATGAGATTACCTCcccaactcattcacgtggcattggtggtggtgtaatgaacaccttttccacGAGTCACTTTGGTAGCCTtaatgcgaacgaggttgactctttagatcaggaggatgagcatattgattctgattcagaagaggatgatgaaagaagagaagctctagatgcagcgattagagatggtgctccatctcaagattggcttagaattgatgaggttgatcaaagattgattgatgcatggatgacctggaacgatgataactccatgaatgaaaatggagactttaggataggACAAGAGTTTAGCTCTTTAGACCAtcttaagaagaatgttaaagcatggacgatttctaataatagaaacttccgtgtaattgagtcggagccttcaaagtacgttatccaatgcactaatgcggaggatataggttgtgaatggaggatgcgagctgttatgaccgcaacgggatcttttaagattgtgcgatataagggtcatattcaagattgctcagtacattatagtgacgaccatcccctccttacttctgaatttgttgctgatcttatcgtggatatgattagagttgatccagcgtttaaggtgaggtcaatcgttaattttgtaaaaagtaaatacggatttgttataacatataagagagcttggttggccaagaataaggctataacaaaagtgtttggggattgggataagtccttTGAGGAGCTTCCAAGGTACCTGCAGGCATTATTGCAATCTAATCCAAGAACAGTGGTACAATGGGAAGTCCGACCGACAATGGATCCCACCAAAGTGATGTTTCAGCGAATTTTCTGGGCTTTCGGACCATCCATTAAGGGTTTTTCCCACTGTCGTCCCCTCATTTCTatagatggtacacatttgtACGGAAAGTACAGAGGCACACTTATGATTGGTATGTCCatagatgcaaattctcagttgttcccacttgcctttgccgttgtggagggagagagcaacgactcatggagttggttcttggattgtataaggcattatgtcactaagagggatggcttatgtgttatatctgatcgtcacaggggaattttgcatgcaatgaacAGAGTTGGAAAACGTTGGGAAGAACCATACGCATTCCATCGGTTTTGTAAACGTCATCTAGCTTCAAACGTGCATAAGAAGTTTAAAAACATAGCGGTTaagaacttatttggaaaagcttctgaacagacaaagattcggaagtataatttctacatgaatcgccttaaagagcttaatgaggacgcgtacaagtacttagtggatggttctattcccgagcgccaatggactttgattcatgacggtgggcatcgatatggagtgagaactacaaacatgtctgaAGCGTTCAACGGCGTTATGAAAGGGGCAAGGTCactcccaatcacttcattAGTTAGGATGACATTCTACCGGGTAAACGAATACTTTGCCACAAggagggatttagggagaaGCAGATTAAACAGTGGACATGTGTATGCGAAGAAACCAAGTGatacgattgataagaatgctgaaaaagcacgctttcatgatgttaggatatatgacacagtaCGTGGGATATTCGAGGTCACCACTGGTTGTGGCAACaggatagcaggaaaaggtggaaaatcctacatggttgacctcacagcaacGTCATGCACATGTCAGAAACCAACCATCTTCAAGTTAccgtgctcacatgttcttgcagtatgtcgagctcgtaacatatcgtacgatgcttttgtggacccttcatttcgcactacaaaatacgtatcCACATATAAGAAGTCTTTCATGCCCGTTCCAGACATGTTCACTTGCGATCCTTGGAATGGtcctacagttgttccagatccctcaacgaagcgtgcaaagggtcgtccgcgatcaactcgtatacggaacgaaatggatgcaccgtTGACGCGTCCTCGTAACTCGTGCACCTTTTGTGGATgtagtggtcataataagaaaacatgccctcgaaggtcaacaaa tgatcatggcgatgccgggcccagtagcggaggttga